A genome region from bacterium includes the following:
- a CDS encoding MFS transporter, translated as MGSVDPRSRLARLADVLGLRRSMVALLAMVVLVGLGERLAERFLPIYLLALGAAIQLPGVLNAMDNLLSALYSFPGGYLSDRIGYKRALLVFNLIALLGYAIVIAFPTWWAVFVGSVFFLSWSAISLPASMSLVDKSLPRDRRTMGVSMHSLMRRAPMALGPIIGGILVDRFGTVPGIRLAFGLAMLLGLLAIVFQQVLIDEEPAPHAEEAEPNPVRVLSRMSSSLRSLLVADILVRFAEQIPYAYVVIWCIRNVGVSGVQFGLLTTVEMVSAALIYLPVAYLADRSSKKPFVVTTFGFFTIFPLLLLFSDSFAVLVVAFVVRGLKEFGEPTRKALIMDLAPTGEKAAMFGAYYLARDVVVSAAALTSGFLWQISPATNLLTAAACGLAGTLFFAWRGQDF; from the coding sequence ATGGGATCAGTGGACCCCCGATCTCGTCTCGCTCGGCTGGCTGATGTATTGGGCCTGAGGCGCTCCATGGTGGCCTTGCTGGCGATGGTGGTGCTCGTTGGGCTCGGCGAGCGTCTGGCCGAACGTTTTCTGCCCATCTACCTGCTCGCCCTGGGTGCCGCGATCCAGCTGCCCGGCGTCCTCAACGCGATGGACAACCTGCTGAGCGCGCTCTACTCCTTCCCCGGCGGGTATCTTTCGGATCGCATCGGCTACAAGCGGGCGCTGCTCGTCTTCAATCTCATAGCTCTCCTCGGCTACGCCATCGTCATCGCGTTTCCGACGTGGTGGGCTGTCTTCGTAGGTTCGGTCTTCTTTCTTTCCTGGTCGGCGATCTCGCTCCCCGCAAGCATGAGCCTGGTCGACAAGAGCCTGCCGCGCGATCGCCGCACGATGGGCGTTTCGATGCACTCGCTCATGCGCCGGGCTCCGATGGCGCTTGGACCGATCATCGGTGGCATCTTGGTCGACCGCTTCGGTACCGTTCCGGGGATTCGGCTGGCCTTCGGTTTGGCGATGCTGTTGGGACTGCTCGCGATCGTCTTTCAGCAGGTCCTGATCGACGAAGAGCCCGCGCCGCACGCCGAGGAAGCAGAGCCCAACCCGGTTCGAGTCCTGAGCCGAATGAGCAGCTCGCTTCGGTCTCTGCTCGTCGCCGACATTCTGGTGCGCTTCGCGGAACAGATCCCCTACGCCTATGTGGTCATCTGGTGCATCCGCAACGTCGGGGTCAGCGGCGTTCAGTTCGGTCTCTTGACGACGGTCGAGATGGTGAGCGCCGCGCTGATCTATCTACCGGTCGCCTACCTGGCCGATCGTTCGAGCAAGAAACCGTTCGTAGTCACGACCTTCGGTTTCTTCACGATCTTCCCGCTGCTGCTCCTGTTCTCCGATTCTTTCGCTGTCCTCGTCGTCGCATTCGTCGTGCGGGGGCTCAAGGAATTTGGCGAGCCGACTCGCAAGGCGCTGATCATGGATCTGGCGCCCACAGGCGAGAAAGCCGCCATGTTCGGTGCCTACTACCTGGCCCGGGATGTCGTCGTCTCGGCCGCCGCACTGACGTCAGGATTCCTCTGGCAGATCTCGCCGGCCACCAATCTCCTGACCGCCGCCGCCTGCGGTCTTGCCGGCACCCTGTTCTTTGCCTGGCGAGGGCAAGACTTCTAG